The following proteins are encoded in a genomic region of Spirosoma sp. SC4-14:
- a CDS encoding PepSY-associated TM helix domain-containing protein, whose product MTTKKLVGKLHLWLGLASGLVVFVISLTGCILAFEQEIKNATQPYRYSKPPVSGRLLLPSELKAKAEAALPGKPANGVLYEEPGRSASVGFYKADPEYYYVVYLDPYTGKVLKVWNEDDDFFHFILHGHYYLWLPEKIGQPVVASATLIFLTLLISGLVLWWPKNKRAAKQRFSIKWNAAWRRQNYDLHTVLGFYMLAIGLIFAITGLVWGFQWFSTAVYRATGGTGSVIYSIPPSDTTVMPRVLSAMTSVDRVWLKLRQENPTQKGINLSFPQTPGESIYSYVNYRPGTYYKVDYHYYDQHTLKELSVDSPYTGKYAEINLARKLRRMNYDIHVGAIWGLPGKILAFCASLVCASLPITGFLIWWGRRKKAKPAQKRTTMQTAVKQYL is encoded by the coding sequence ATGACTACAAAAAAACTGGTTGGAAAACTTCACCTCTGGCTCGGACTCGCATCCGGGCTAGTGGTGTTTGTTATTAGCCTTACGGGTTGTATTCTAGCCTTTGAGCAGGAAATCAAAAATGCTACGCAACCGTATCGATATAGCAAGCCACCAGTGAGTGGGCGGTTGCTGTTGCCGTCGGAACTGAAAGCGAAAGCCGAAGCCGCATTGCCCGGTAAACCAGCCAATGGGGTGCTTTATGAAGAGCCGGGGCGGAGCGCCAGCGTAGGATTCTACAAAGCTGATCCTGAGTATTATTATGTCGTTTACCTTGATCCGTATACCGGCAAAGTGTTAAAAGTATGGAACGAAGACGATGATTTCTTCCATTTCATTCTGCACGGACATTATTATTTATGGCTTCCCGAAAAAATTGGCCAACCTGTTGTTGCATCGGCAACGCTCATTTTTCTGACGCTGCTCATCAGCGGGCTAGTGTTGTGGTGGCCTAAGAACAAACGTGCCGCCAAACAGCGGTTCAGCATCAAATGGAATGCGGCCTGGCGCCGACAAAACTACGACCTGCATACTGTGCTGGGTTTTTATATGCTGGCCATTGGGCTGATTTTTGCCATAACGGGGCTAGTATGGGGTTTTCAGTGGTTTTCGACGGCTGTGTATCGGGCTACGGGCGGCACCGGCTCGGTCATATACAGTATTCCACCTTCCGATACGACCGTTATGCCAAGGGTATTGTCGGCCATGACTTCTGTTGACCGGGTGTGGTTGAAGCTACGGCAGGAAAATCCGACCCAAAAGGGCATTAATCTGTCGTTTCCGCAAACGCCCGGCGAGTCGATCTATTCCTACGTTAATTATCGACCGGGGACGTATTATAAGGTCGATTATCATTACTACGATCAGCACACACTCAAAGAGCTATCAGTCGATAGCCCCTATACTGGCAAGTATGCCGAAATAAACCTGGCCCGGAAACTGCGCCGGATGAACTACGATATTCACGTTGGTGCTATTTGGGGGCTACCCGGCAAAATTCTGGCTTTTTGTGCCAGCCTGGTCTGTGCCAGTTTGCCCATAACGGGTTTCCTGATCTGGTGGGGGCGTCGCAAAAAGGCAAAACCTGCCCAAAAACGTACTACTATGCAGACGGCTGTGAAGCAGTATTTGTAG
- a CDS encoding TonB-dependent receptor yields the protein MVSLPLFAQTTTITGRVVSPSSQPLSQVTIRLAASHIGTTTNDQGEFTLSNVPAGTHTLVMSRIGHVRNRQTVTVVANETTRLADVVLSETTETLQEVTVEGKNSYKSDVPSPSLRVKTPLIELPQNVQVVNRQLIADQQIFDMLEGVSRNVSGVTRQEHWDNYSRLNMRGSRVSPFRNGMNVTSTWGPLTEDMSMVERIEFVKGPAGFMMANGEPSGFYNVVTKKPTGVTKGEVNMTTGSFDTYRATVDLDGKLSQDGSLLYRLNVMGQAKGSFRDFEYNNRYTIAPVLKYKLSEQTTITAEYTYQYSQMSPMGSAYVFAATGQAVFPRNISLTSANLDPTNIHDHSSFLILEHQLSQNWKLTGQLAYFNSTQIGSSLWADSAKANGDIYRTVGIWDAANEGKFAQFFVNGDVTTGPVVHRILAGLDLGNKKYVADWSQSFPLYDSSFVFNANNPNYYLPTQLLPHFDRSQSLRNRAGANVLSQSYSGIYVQDELRFLQDKIRLTLAGRITSTRDSQYGSGTDETRFTPRVGVSVSLDKQTSVYALYDQAFLPQAGLDRLGNAFKPITGNNTEIGLKKDWANGRWNSTISAYRITKNNVLTTDPTNPNYSIQLGQTQTSGVEFDLRGELLPGLNLIANYAYTDSKIRKDTKSENVGLPVPGYSRHVTNAWLSYRVRRGAVQGLGVSLGYQWQLDRYGWFSDAVDKNPTLPDAFQADVAISWQNNRFSIALNVNNIFDAYIYSGAYYSWSQAYYWQAQAPRNFRLSMGFKF from the coding sequence ATGGTAAGCCTTCCCCTTTTTGCCCAAACCACTACAATTACGGGCCGGGTTGTGTCGCCTTCCTCTCAGCCACTAAGTCAGGTTACTATTCGGCTGGCCGCATCACATATTGGAACCACCACCAACGATCAGGGCGAATTTACGCTCAGTAACGTACCTGCTGGAACCCATACGCTGGTTATGAGCCGGATTGGGCATGTAAGAAACCGCCAGACCGTAACGGTAGTAGCTAACGAAACCACTCGTCTGGCCGATGTAGTGCTTAGCGAAACCACCGAAACATTGCAGGAAGTGACGGTTGAGGGTAAAAACTCGTATAAAAGCGATGTGCCTTCGCCTAGCCTGCGCGTAAAAACGCCACTAATCGAACTCCCTCAGAACGTGCAGGTGGTGAACCGCCAGTTGATTGCCGATCAGCAGATTTTCGATATGCTCGAAGGCGTTTCGCGCAATGTGAGTGGGGTTACGCGGCAGGAGCACTGGGATAACTACTCCCGACTGAATATGCGCGGCTCGCGGGTTTCGCCATTTCGAAACGGTATGAACGTGACCTCTACCTGGGGGCCGCTCACCGAAGATATGTCGATGGTTGAGCGGATCGAGTTTGTGAAAGGCCCGGCCGGTTTTATGATGGCAAACGGTGAGCCTAGTGGGTTCTATAATGTCGTGACCAAGAAACCGACCGGCGTTACCAAAGGCGAAGTGAACATGACGACCGGTAGCTTCGATACCTATCGGGCTACGGTCGATCTGGATGGTAAACTTAGTCAGGACGGTAGTTTACTGTACCGGCTGAATGTAATGGGGCAGGCCAAAGGCTCGTTCCGCGATTTTGAATACAACAACCGCTACACCATTGCACCAGTGCTGAAGTATAAACTCAGCGAACAAACGACCATCACGGCCGAATATACATACCAGTATTCGCAAATGTCGCCAATGGGCTCGGCCTATGTGTTTGCAGCAACGGGGCAGGCCGTATTTCCCCGGAATATCTCGCTCACCTCGGCCAATCTCGACCCGACAAACATTCACGATCATAGCTCGTTCCTGATTCTGGAGCATCAGCTAAGTCAGAACTGGAAACTGACAGGCCAACTGGCGTATTTCAATTCGACACAGATTGGTAGTTCGCTCTGGGCCGATTCGGCAAAAGCCAACGGCGACATTTATCGGACGGTTGGTATCTGGGATGCGGCCAATGAAGGGAAATTTGCGCAGTTTTTCGTGAATGGCGACGTAACCACGGGGCCAGTTGTGCATCGTATTCTGGCGGGGCTGGATCTGGGTAATAAAAAGTATGTTGCCGACTGGAGCCAGTCGTTTCCGCTCTACGACAGTTCGTTTGTCTTCAACGCAAACAACCCAAACTATTATCTGCCTACGCAACTATTGCCTCACTTCGATCGTTCGCAGAGCCTGCGTAACCGGGCGGGGGCTAACGTGCTGAGTCAATCGTATAGTGGTATTTATGTGCAGGACGAACTGCGGTTTTTGCAGGATAAGATTCGGCTGACACTGGCCGGACGTATTACATCGACCCGCGACAGTCAGTACGGTTCCGGTACCGATGAAACCAGGTTTACGCCCCGTGTGGGAGTAAGTGTGTCGCTGGACAAACAAACGTCGGTTTATGCACTCTACGATCAGGCGTTTTTGCCACAGGCTGGCCTCGACCGGCTAGGCAATGCCTTTAAACCCATCACTGGCAACAATACTGAAATTGGCCTGAAGAAAGACTGGGCAAACGGCCGCTGGAATTCAACGATTTCGGCCTACCGAATCACGAAAAATAACGTACTGACCACCGATCCTACCAACCCGAACTATTCGATTCAGTTAGGGCAGACCCAAACCAGTGGCGTAGAGTTCGATCTGCGGGGTGAGTTGCTTCCCGGCCTGAATCTGATTGCCAATTATGCCTACACCGATTCGAAGATTAGGAAAGATACCAAATCGGAAAATGTTGGGCTACCGGTTCCCGGCTATAGCCGTCACGTGACCAATGCCTGGCTGTCGTATCGGGTACGCCGGGGGGCGGTGCAGGGGCTTGGTGTGTCACTGGGCTATCAGTGGCAGCTTGATCGCTACGGATGGTTCTCGGATGCTGTTGATAAAAATCCGACGTTGCCCGATGCTTTCCAGGCCGACGTTGCTATTTCGTGGCAGAACAATCGCTTCAGCATTGCGCTGAATGTCAACAATATTTTCGACGCTTATATCTATTCGGGGGCTTATTATTCGTGGAGTCAGGCGTATTACTGGCAAGCGCAGGCTCCGCGCAATTTCCGTCTGAGTATGGGCTTTAAATTCTAG
- the moeB gene encoding molybdopterin-synthase adenylyltransferase MoeB, with protein MEATTLVPAEQQRYQKHLNLPELGTAGQLKLKNARVLVVGAGGLGCPVLQYLTAAGIGTIGVIDPDVVDLSNLQRQVLYTTDEVGKPKAKVAVSHLNRLNPEISFDTYTMALDISNARGIIESYDIVVDCTDNFKVRYLVNDVCVTLGKPFVYGAIHRFEGQVAVLNADLGTGQRGPTYRCLFPEYPNEIEIPNCSVTGVLGVLPGVIGTYQANEVIKLITGIGQSLDEHLLMIDLLAMTQQRIKTKRRADADELAREGLASGYRPTPAESGPQKMSVQELADRLALGEDIFLLDVRERPEYELCHLEGAVLIPVSMIPNNRKRIPTDRPVVVYCHHGIRSANVVNYLYAQGGLTNLYNLDGGINAWARDIEPEMAIY; from the coding sequence ATGGAAGCAACAACGTTAGTACCCGCTGAACAACAACGTTATCAAAAGCACCTGAACTTACCCGAACTTGGTACGGCAGGTCAGTTAAAGCTAAAAAATGCCCGCGTACTAGTGGTTGGTGCAGGGGGACTGGGGTGTCCTGTTTTGCAGTACCTTACGGCAGCCGGTATTGGTACGATTGGTGTTATCGATCCCGATGTGGTCGACCTGAGCAACCTGCAACGGCAGGTTCTCTACACAACCGACGAAGTGGGGAAACCTAAAGCAAAAGTTGCAGTAAGTCATCTGAACCGGCTGAATCCCGAAATCTCCTTCGATACCTATACAATGGCGCTCGATATCAGTAATGCCCGAGGCATTATCGAATCGTATGACATTGTTGTCGATTGCACGGATAATTTTAAAGTACGCTACCTGGTTAACGACGTTTGTGTTACACTCGGGAAGCCGTTTGTCTATGGGGCCATTCATCGCTTTGAGGGGCAGGTAGCCGTGTTGAATGCCGATCTGGGTACTGGACAGCGCGGCCCGACCTACCGCTGTCTGTTTCCTGAATATCCGAATGAGATCGAAATTCCGAACTGTAGCGTCACGGGTGTTTTGGGTGTTCTGCCGGGTGTGATCGGGACCTATCAGGCCAACGAAGTTATCAAGCTCATCACCGGTATTGGTCAGTCGCTGGATGAACATCTGCTGATGATCGACCTGTTGGCGATGACACAGCAACGCATAAAAACAAAACGTCGGGCCGATGCCGACGAACTGGCCCGTGAGGGATTAGCCTCAGGCTACCGGCCCACACCGGCCGAATCGGGTCCGCAGAAAATGTCGGTTCAGGAGCTGGCCGATCGGCTCGCATTGGGCGAAGATATATTTCTGCTCGATGTTCGCGAACGCCCTGAATATGAACTTTGCCACCTCGAAGGAGCCGTTCTGATTCCGGTAAGTATGATTCCAAACAACCGGAAACGGATTCCAACCGATCGGCCTGTGGTTGTTTATTGCCATCATGGCATTCGCTCGGCCAACGTGGTCAATTATTTATATGCTCAGGGAGGGCTTACCAATCTGTATAACCTCGATGGTGGTATCAATGCCTGGGCGCGGGATATTGAACCCGAAATGGCGATCTACTGA
- the panD gene encoding aspartate 1-decarboxylase, with protein sequence MFVNVLKSKLHRVKVTQAELNYVGSITIDEDLMDAAGLFENEQVHIVNNNNGERLITYVIKGERGSGTICLNGAAARKAQVGDIIIIIAYAMMTPDEAKVYKPTVVFPDNNNRLVKG encoded by the coding sequence ATGTTTGTCAACGTATTGAAATCGAAACTCCATCGCGTCAAAGTCACGCAGGCGGAGTTAAATTATGTGGGCAGTATCACAATTGATGAAGACCTGATGGATGCTGCTGGTTTGTTCGAGAATGAGCAGGTTCATATTGTGAATAACAATAACGGCGAACGACTCATTACCTATGTAATCAAAGGTGAACGTGGCTCGGGCACAATTTGTCTTAATGGGGCAGCCGCCCGCAAAGCACAGGTCGGCGACATCATCATTATTATTGCCTATGCCATGATGACACCCGACGAAGCGAAAGTCTATAAACCAACCGTGGTTTTTCCAGACAATAACAATCGGCTCGTAAAAGGGTAA
- a CDS encoding lysylphosphatidylglycerol synthase transmembrane domain-containing protein, which translates to MNFKNVLKYVISLAIAGGLLWFTFQQSHLDAADLWHKISTADFRWILLSAVLTLVAHWSRAERWRTLLEPVVPQRPTSLDATVSVLTGYLANMALPRAGEVARCGTLYRLSGVPVNVSFGTVVAERLFDVIMLLILLGATFVLEFNRLSQFFMDFLGGKLPKGSSGSSILILAIAVVLGLGMLAWFLFNRYREALGQHPIYQKVRGFLGGLMEGLLSVRKLRRPGVFLAHTVLIWTMYYLMSYTLFFAMPATADLGPLAGLTILVVGSLGMAAPTPGGIGSFHLLVGQVALLYGLTSQDGQVLATFIHGVSTLMVIILGIISLLIVLLRRNKTTTIPDVLDDPRAIKLEP; encoded by the coding sequence ATGAATTTCAAAAACGTTCTCAAATACGTCATTTCATTAGCCATTGCCGGAGGCTTGCTCTGGTTCACATTTCAGCAGAGCCATCTCGACGCGGCTGATTTATGGCACAAAATAAGTACCGCCGACTTTCGGTGGATACTGCTCTCGGCCGTTTTGACGCTGGTAGCGCACTGGAGCCGCGCCGAACGCTGGCGAACACTGCTGGAACCGGTTGTCCCACAACGCCCCACATCGCTGGATGCTACGGTTAGTGTATTGACGGGCTATCTGGCCAATATGGCACTGCCCCGTGCGGGCGAGGTTGCCCGTTGCGGCACGCTTTACCGCTTGTCGGGCGTGCCGGTCAATGTTAGCTTTGGAACGGTTGTGGCCGAACGGTTATTCGACGTAATTATGTTGCTGATTTTATTGGGAGCGACATTCGTGCTGGAATTTAATCGGCTAAGCCAGTTTTTTATGGATTTTCTGGGCGGCAAACTCCCCAAAGGTTCCAGCGGTTCCAGCATCCTGATACTGGCAATAGCCGTTGTGCTGGGTTTAGGAATGCTGGCCTGGTTCCTGTTTAATCGTTACCGCGAAGCACTAGGGCAACACCCCATTTACCAGAAAGTGAGAGGCTTTCTGGGCGGACTGATGGAAGGACTGCTGAGTGTTCGTAAACTTCGCCGTCCGGGTGTTTTTCTGGCCCATACAGTACTGATCTGGACAATGTACTATCTGATGTCGTATACCCTCTTTTTTGCAATGCCTGCCACGGCCGATCTTGGACCGCTGGCCGGACTGACGATTCTGGTCGTTGGCTCACTCGGCATGGCTGCTCCTACTCCGGGCGGTATTGGGTCATTTCATCTGCTGGTTGGCCAGGTTGCGCTGTTGTATGGCCTGACCAGTCAGGATGGGCAGGTGCTGGCAACATTTATCCACGGCGTTTCTACCCTTATGGTTATTATTCTGGGCATAATTAGCCTGTTGATCGTTCTGCTACGACGCAACAAAACCACCACTATCCCCGATGTGCTCGACGATCCGCGAGCTATTAAACTGGAGCCGTAA
- the rfaE2 gene encoding D-glycero-beta-D-manno-heptose 1-phosphate adenylyltransferase, giving the protein MTESKILTREQAIRQADQWRAEGNQIVFTNGCFDIVHLGHIDYLEKARNLGDRLILGLNTDASVSCIKGPLRPVVNEYARARLMAALAFVDAVTLFGEPTPLELIEAIKPDILVKGNDYSVANIVGADFVLERGGRVDTIALVPGYSTTKLIERIRQAF; this is encoded by the coding sequence ATGACCGAATCGAAAATTCTTACCCGTGAGCAAGCCATCCGTCAAGCCGATCAGTGGCGAGCCGAAGGCAACCAGATTGTTTTTACCAATGGTTGCTTCGATATAGTTCATCTTGGCCACATCGACTACCTCGAAAAGGCCAGAAATCTGGGCGACCGTCTGATTCTGGGGCTCAACACCGACGCATCTGTCAGTTGCATAAAGGGGCCGCTTCGCCCCGTTGTGAATGAGTATGCACGGGCTCGTTTAATGGCTGCCCTGGCATTTGTGGATGCGGTAACGTTGTTTGGCGAACCCACTCCGCTAGAACTTATCGAAGCCATTAAACCCGACATTCTGGTGAAAGGCAACGACTATTCGGTGGCAAACATCGTAGGGGCTGACTTTGTGTTAGAACGGGGAGGACGAGTAGACACAATTGCCCTGGTACCAGGCTATTCGACAACCAAACTCATCGAGCGAATCAGACAAGCCTTTTGA
- a CDS encoding DUF2147 domain-containing protein, with amino-acid sequence MSLFLFCLPVSGKSSVDLTGDQILGYWLFPARGSSVELYRSGNRYYGRIADVSSTGKQQFGIQKNQLLMSDLIFDGTGWSGGTLIHPRTGNHFDIEIKMVDSQTLSAKVYKGFRWIGKEFVLTRKPQ; translated from the coding sequence TTGAGTCTTTTTTTATTTTGCCTCCCCGTATCGGGCAAATCATCGGTAGACCTGACCGGCGATCAGATTCTGGGCTATTGGTTATTTCCGGCCAGGGGCTCCAGTGTCGAATTATATCGTTCGGGCAACCGCTATTATGGCCGCATTGCCGATGTTAGCTCTACGGGTAAACAGCAATTTGGCATTCAAAAAAATCAGTTATTGATGAGCGACCTTATTTTCGATGGCACTGGCTGGTCGGGCGGAACGCTGATTCATCCCCGAACGGGTAATCATTTCGATATTGAAATAAAAATGGTCGATTCGCAAACGCTTTCGGCCAAAGTTTATAAAGGATTTCGATGGATCGGTAAAGAATTTGTGCTGACCCGCAAACCCCAGTAA
- a CDS encoding zinc metallopeptidase translates to MILIFGVSAFVSWRLRSKFSEYSQIGLSNGLSGAEIAQQMLQENGIYDVRVISTEGMLTDNYNPQEKTVNLSNDVYYGRSVAAAAVAAHECGHAVQHKVAYAPLQLRSALVPVLSVSSRYLQWVILLGIFMLRTTPIPLTIGVAMFALTTIFSFVTLPVEFDASRRALAWIQNRGVVNQREYGFAKDALWWAAMTYVVAALGSLATLLYYASILMGGRRSD, encoded by the coding sequence ATGATTCTTATCTTCGGTGTCAGCGCTTTTGTTAGCTGGCGACTGCGGAGTAAGTTTAGCGAGTATTCACAAATTGGGCTTAGTAACGGTCTGAGTGGTGCCGAAATTGCGCAGCAAATGTTGCAGGAAAACGGCATTTATGACGTACGCGTCATTTCGACCGAAGGTATGCTAACCGATAATTATAATCCACAGGAAAAAACCGTTAACCTGAGCAACGATGTTTATTACGGCCGTAGTGTAGCGGCTGCGGCTGTGGCGGCCCACGAGTGTGGCCACGCTGTGCAACACAAAGTAGCCTATGCCCCTCTGCAATTGCGTTCGGCACTGGTGCCGGTTCTGTCGGTATCGTCGCGGTATTTACAGTGGGTTATCCTGCTGGGTATTTTCATGCTCCGAACTACCCCCATACCCTTAACGATTGGTGTAGCCATGTTTGCGCTCACCACCATTTTCAGCTTTGTGACCTTACCGGTTGAATTTGATGCCAGCCGTCGGGCATTGGCCTGGATTCAGAACCGGGGCGTTGTTAACCAGCGCGAATATGGTTTTGCAAAAGATGCGCTGTGGTGGGCGGCCATGACCTACGTAGTGGCGGCACTGGGTTCATTAGCCACACTGCTCTATTATGCCAGCATCCTGATGGGTGGCCGACGCAGCGACTAA